One Nostoc sp. CENA543 genomic window, CAAATTAAAACCAGCCGCCAACTGAGCAAATTTTAAACAGCGATTATTATCACCGTGTTCATTTTCGCCATCAGTCAATAAAAACGCCTGAGAAACTGTTTCTTTTTTACCTTTAGCTAATTCCTCAATCCCCAGCCTCAACCCTTCATCGATAGCTGTACCGCCATCCGCCGCCAGACGGTTGATTTGTTTTTTGATTTTTTCTGGGTCTTCAATCGCTTGATTAGGAATTAAGACCTTAGCTCGATGATCAAAGGCTACCACACTCAGGCGATCGCCCGGTTTAAGTCTGTCTACTAACTGATTGGCTGCTTTTTTGACCGTTTCTAGGGGTCGTCCATTCATCGAGCCACTATGGTCGAGAATTAAGCATAAATTCAGGGGAACAGTACGGTCTTGCGGTTCTGCACCAGCTGAAACCGAAATTGCCAACTGACGCTGAGAACTAGCTTGGTTCGCGTCCAGATTAGCATCATTGAGAACAGGCTGTAAATTAACTTTCATAACCCAAACTTCCAAGGATATTTAACAAAAACAGGGGGGTAAGGGTGTAGGGGGTAAGGGTATGGGGGTGTAAAGGTATCATAAATTTCATCCCTTATACCCCTATACCCCTATACCCCTATACCCCTAACTCATTACATATTCTTGAATAACTTCAAATCGCTACAATAGTCCTACGGAAAACTTAATCAAAGCAATCTATTAATATTTTTCAGATAATATATTCAGAATATCTTAGAAGCCAATTATTGGCAGATGCCAAGCTATAGTGGCGATGAGCGAGAAAACCGCACTTGCAGATAGCTAGCGTCACGCTAGGATGTAATACAGTTAACGGCATAATTTCAGGCTATCACCTGCTATGGAAAGATCCCCCATTAAGGCTGTGCAAGCCTCTTACTACGGAGACAACCTCTACCGCACACCACCACCAGATTTACCCTCCCTACTCCTCAAAGAACGCATAGTTTATTTGGGAATGCCTCTGGTATCCCCAGATGAGTATAAGCGTCAAATGGGTGTGGATGTCACCAAGCTGATTATTGCCCAGTTACTCTATTTGAAATTTGATAACCCAGATAAACCGATATTTTTCTACATCAACTCCACGGGGACATCTTGGTACACAGGGGATGCGATCGGCTACGAAACAGAAGCCTTTGCCATTTGCGACACCATCAACTATATCAAGACACCTGTGCATACAATTTGCATCGGTCAAGCAATTGGCACAGCCGCACTGATTTTAGCATCTGGTACTAAAGGCTTCCGAGCTAGTTTACCTCATGCCACCATCGTACTGAACCAACCCCGAAGCGGCACACGGGGTCAAGCAACCGATATTCAAATCTACGCCAAGGAAGTGTTAGCCAATAAAGCTGCTATCTTGGATATTTTCTCCAAAAACACGGGTCAAACCCCTGAAAAAATTGCCAAAGACACGGAACGGATGTTCTATCTGACCCCCCAACAAGCCAAGGAATATGGACTGATAGACCGCGTTTTAGACAGTATGAAAGACCTACCCAAGCCCTTACCCATGATGGCTTAAATTGCTTACAATCATCCCTCACCCCCTCTCATTATTTCTATGCCTGTTGATGCAGCACTTCGGGTGCCTTATAACATTCCTGGTAGTACCTCCTGGCAATGGGTAAATATTTATACTCGTATGGCTCAAGAACGGATTCTCTTCTTGAACCAGCCACTTACTACCGACCTGGCAAATTTCCTCATTTCCTTCATGCTGTATCTTGACTCAGAGGATCAAAGTAAACCAATCTACTTCTACATCAATTCCTTGGGTGATCCTGTCATGGCTGGTATGAGCAATGAAATGGCGGGAATGGAGTCGATCAAAGCTTGTCTGGCAATTTATGACACCATGCAATACATCAAGTCAGAAATTGTCACCATTTGTCTGGGTCAAGCAGTCGGCATGGCAGCCTTGATTTTATCATCGGGAGCTAAAGGGAAACGAGTCAGCCTACCCCACACAAGTATTGCTCTTACCCAATTCCGCAGCGCAACTCGTGGTCAAGCGACAGACATTCAAGTGAATGCGGAAGAAGTGTTGCAAAAAAGAGCCTTAATTTTTGACATTTTCTCCCAAAACACAGGGCAGTCAAAGGAAAAAATCGCTAAAGATAGTGAGCGAATTTTCTACATGACTCCCCAACAAGCCAAAGAATACGGATTAATTGACCGCGTCCTGGAAAGTACCAAACAATTACCAAAACCCACTCCAGCGTGATCTAAATCCGTCAGGCTAACCCCAAAAGGCTTTCTGAGAAGACTGAGTGTCAGGGTGTAGGGGTATCAGGGCAGAGAATTTTGGATTGATGTCCAATGCCCCATGCCCTATGCCCCATACCCAATACCACTTAGTTCAACTCCCTAAGTTAGTCAAATTCTGACTTCGACAATTTTTTATCTTATAGTCTCAAATCAAATTTTCCTATGCCTATTGGTATTCCCAAAGTTCCGTATCGCCTTCCCGGCGGCAATTATGAGCAATGGATTGATCTCGAAGATCGTCTATTTCGGGAACGCATTATTTTCTTGACAGAAGAAGTAGATGATGGTATTGCTAATGCGATCGTCGCTTACTTACTTTATTTAGATTCTGATGATCAGACAAAGCCAATTTATTTGTATATCAATTCTCCTGGTGGATCTGTAACTGCTGGCTTGGCAATCTATGACACCATGCAGTACATTAAATCCGAAGTGGTGACAATTTGCGTCGGGTTAGCAGCTTCTATGGGTTCTTTCCTCTTAGCGGCTGGTTCAAAAGGTAAACGCTTGGCTTTACCCCACTCCCGAATCATGATTCATCAACCTTCCGGTGGGACTCGTGGACAAGCAACCGATATCCAAATTGAAGCGGCGGAAATTGTCAGAATTCGTCATCAGCTAAACCAAATTTATGCTGACAACACAGGTCAAGCTTTAGCCAAAATTGAAAAAGACATGGATCGGGACTTTTTCATGTCTGCTCAAGAAGCCAAAGAATATGGTCTAATCGATCGCGTAATTGACGAGCGCGTGTAAAATTGGGCAATCGGGAATTGGGAATCAGGACAAGGTAGACAAGTTAGACAAGGTAGATTTTTGTGCCAATGCCCCATTCCCAATGCCCCATTCGCCAAGACATAACAAAATCTGTCAATTATGAACTATAAATTATAAGATTATTCATTATTATTAAAACTTTCAGTTGGCAGCTAGTAGCTGATAGCTGGATATTCACTACTTATGCAGATCAAAATGGATCTCGGAGATTGCTACCGTTTATTGGGTTTAAGGTCGGGGGCCTCTTTTTCCGACATTAAAACCTCTTACCGACGATTGGCGCAGCAATATCACCCAGATATTAATCCTGGTGATAAGAAAGCGAAAGATAAATTTATTGCCTTGACTGAGGCATATAGATATTTATTGACTGTCGTTCCCCCAGAAGAGACACCCATAAAAACACAGCGATCGCCTACCGTGGGGCGCAGCTCATCGTCTAATGTGGGCGCATCATCACCGCCTACTAATCCATCTCCACGCACAGAAGCCAAAACCACTACAACGGAAACAGCCACTACAGCCACCGCTACCACGGAAAAACCACCAACCAGTCAACCGCCGAACATTGCGGAAATCGAACAAAGGCTAAAGTGGAAGACATACGAACAACTACAGCGATTTTTAAGAGAAAGACGATTTCCCCAAGCGATCGCCCTAGCTGAAGCCTTAGCCGCACGTTTACCCAAAGACGCAGAAGTCCGTCAATGGCAAGCGATCGCCTATCAAATTTGGGGACGCGCCCTCATTAATGAAAACCAACTCCTCAAAGCCAGAGTGTATCTCAAAAAAGCCTTGAAAACCGACCCCCACAACAAAGCCTTGTGGGAAGAAGTACAACGCGATTTTCAAAAATTGGAGCAGATATTTTAGTCATTAGTCAATAGTTAATAGTCATTAGTCATTAGTCATTAGTCATTAGTCATTAGTCATTAGTCATTAGTTAATAGTCATTAGTTTTTTCCGTGCTACCTTGTCCCCAGTCCCCAATCCCCAATCCCCAGTCCCCAGTCCCCAATCCCCAATCCCCAATCCCTACCTTTTTGCGTGAATGTAGTCTACAAAGTAAAATTGCGGAATTAGCTTGAATTTTAACCAGGCGTAAACGGTAAGGCTGAATAATCCGCTAATTGCTAGGGGTAAACCTAAATTTAATCTGAGGCTATCGGGAAGAATAGCCGCAATAGCAACGGCAGTGGCAAAATATGCCATGAGAAAGAATTGCGATCGCTTGATATTTTTCAAGGCATTACGGCAACTACTACAATGCTGAGTATGTTGTTTGTAACGGTCTAATACTAGAGAGCGATCGTAATTAATAGTCGAGTCGTCTACAACATTCATACCCACTTCTTGCCAAGGTACTCTTCCCTGACAATACTTATCAAACCACTTGCGAAACTCGATCACTAAACGATCTGCATTTGTGGGCATTCGGTACGCCGTTTTCCAGCTTTCCCGTGATTGTTTTTGCTGGAGAATTTGCTCTTGTTGACATAGCAAAATCATATCTCCATCTAAAACAGGGTTCCGGTTGTAGAGGTGATCCCACCACCGAGGTATTAAACGGTGCAGACTTTTCGCAAAATTACGGCTAAATTGAGCCACAATACGAGATTTACCTGGAGATACAGGAATACAATAAGTAATCAATCCTAGCCGTTTTCCTTCATTACCAAAGCTCATCCCATACTCTAAACGACAAGGTGGCTCAAAGGTAATTGTGCTTTTAAACCCTCTATTCATAAAGGCTTCAATTAATTCGGGTGTAGACTGCAAAATTTCCAGAGGAATAGGTGTTGCTTTGTCGCGATTCCCTTGCACTCCATGATGAGCAAAAGGTACATGACTAGGATCGGCAACATTTTCTACAAGAGTTTGCCAATCATAGGCTAAATCTCGTACAAACGAACTCCAAACAAAGCCTTGACTAGCATCTATTTGCGGCGATAAAGGTAAAGGTGTTTGCTCGGCTAATTCTGGGGAATGAATATCTGGCCAAACCCAAAGTAAATCATTTGCTTGTCGGACTGGCAAGGCTTGCACACAAAAATTATCTTGGTTTTTCACCACAATTTCTGGCTTCTCTGCTTGGGGAATGTGGGTACAAACGCCTTCAGCATCAAATTGCCAACCGTGGTAACTACACATTAAATTTCCTGTTTTGTCGTCAACGCGCCCCTCGCTTAAAGGTGCGAGGCGATGGGGACATTGATCTAAAAATACTCGGTAGGTATCGGAGGATTTAGGCTTCCAGATCACCAAACGCAACCCCAAAATCATCACAGGGGTGGGTATTTGGGGATCTATATCTTCAATAGGTGATACAGGGTACCAATGCTGAAAAAAATTGAATTCTGATGACATTTTTCGCAGAAATTAAACAAATTATGCAAAAGTGCATATAACAACCATTAAAAAGAAACGTTAGCTTTTTTGCTAGTGATCATCAGAAATACCATTGCACATCAACATCTGATCATGAGAAACTTTGTCACCATAGTCTGCATAGTTAACGAAGCTCGTACCGTCAAAACCGGACGATAAGAACTATATGTGCAATTCTGCCATCAGCATTACTGTCAAGTTGTTCGCTGTCTATCAAGAAACTTATGGAGTACCAGAACTAGTGTTAGAGTTTCCCTATGGTACACCTGTGAGTGCTGTGTGCGATCGCCTGATTAGCGAACACCCAGAATTAGCCAAATGGCGCGAAATCACCCGCTTCGGCATTAATTTAATCTTTGTCCAACCAGATACAGTCTTACAAAATGGCGATGAAGTGGTGTTAATTCCACCCGTTAGCGGTGGATAGAGGGTGCAGGGGAAGAAAAACTAATGACTAATGACTATTGACTATTGACTAATGACTATTGACTAATGACTATTGACTAATGACTACTACTTGACTTTGGCACGGAAGCGAACAAAACCATAGGAATTTGTTGGTGTGCCGGCACCAGTGGCTTGGGGTAGATTGGGCAAGTCTGGATTGCGGGTGATATTGACCACTACAGCACCATTAATATTACTACTAGAGCAGAAACTTGGTGTATTGGGGTCATTGGCTGGATAAAAAGTGCCGCGATCGCTATCAGCTGCATTACTTAAAAAGACTGTATTTGAACCTATACTCAAGACAATTCCTTGATCTGCACTAGCTAAACCACCATCATTAGGAGTTTGCTTATTAAAAGCTGTTTGCAGAAAAGTCAGATTATTAGGCACTAAATCACAAAAACGGACATTAGTGGCATTATTTTGACCATTAGAAAGAAAATAGATAGTGTACTCTAATTCATCCCCTGGTTTCACATTCCTAGCATGAATTAAGCCCCGTAAGTAACCACTTGGCCATTTGGTATCATCATCATCAGTATCACGTGGTGAAGCTACATATTGATCATCATCGGGACTAACATCACTGCGTCCATTGACAGTAGTGATGTAATCTTGGTTGTTAATGCGCGTAATCCGTTTGACTAGAATCAGATTAGACGTTGAACTAGAAGTAACAATATTAGCAACATCAGGAGGACTGGTATTATTAGTATTATCACCATCACCACCACCAGATACAGTTGCCATATTAGTCACACTAGTAGCTGCAATATTAACATCAATAGACACATTAATGCTGATATTAGGATAACTGCTACCTGCGGCTAAAACATCGCTACGAGTGCAAGCTACAATTTGTCCTGAAATTGTACAACTCCATCCTGTTCCTGACGCGGCTGTGGGAATAATCCCTGTTGGGAGAGTATCTGTAACTGTGACTTGAGTCGCATTAGTCGCATCACCGCCAGAGTTCGGGACGGTGATCACATAAGTACCTGTACCACCCTTAACAAAATCAGTTGGTGTATGCGTTTTACTAATTGTTAAATCAGGACTGACGATATTAAGAAAATTATTAGCCGCAACACTAGGAAAGAATGTCCATTGATCTAAACCTTTGGTGTCTCCAAATGAACCTGTACAAACTGTATTGGTGTTACCACCAGTAATTTGCCCAAAAGCACGCTGATTGGTGCTAGTATCAAATCCTGTAATTTGATTACTGAATCTAATAGTAGGTGCGCCCACACCGCAAAGAGGATTATTATTATCAATATCAGCTTGTGTTGCTCCTATATGGACGATAGTGCCATTTTTAGTTTTATATACTCGGTCATCATAAAAACCTGTGGTGGGGCCAAAGCCTGGTAAATCAGCAGGATATGAAGCTGGAGCATTGAGTAAAGTGACTGTTGGTCCACCGTAGTAATTATTTTCTGCATCTAATACCGGAAAGTGATATTCCCCAGCATTAATTCTGATAGTAAATTGATAGTTTTTCCCCACAGGAAAGAAATTGCCAGCATTATCTCTACCATCCCAAGTGGTGGTTTGCGTTCCCGATGAGTTCATATAACCCCTAATTACGCGGTTTTTGGGGTTTTTTGGGTCAAAATCTGTGCTACCACTGCCTTTGATCACTATTTCGTATGCACCTGTGACAGTACTATTGAAGCTAAAAGTACCACCATTACCGACTTTACTGTTATTACCAGACAAATTACCCACAAAACTAGCACTACCGACGATGGGAGCAACAGGTGCAGTAGTAATCCCAGTACTCTGGAAAGCACCAAAGCGGTCATAACGATTAATATAAGTCAAAGCGTTAGGATCAAGCAGGTTAAAAAATGTGGGAAATTGCGGACGTGCTAAGGATGCACCACCTTGGATATTAGATACGTTACCGTTAGTACCAACAACGTTACGGTACAAAGTTGAAACACCATCACTATCAAAAAAACCAACCTCGTTACCATACAGAATAAAACCGTTGGGGTCTAAACCTCTAAGTTCTGTTCTATATCTATAACCGTCTGTAGTAACGGGATAAACAGTTGCATAAACTGGCCTGCCATTATTTGCTGTAAATAATGCTAAATAGTAAGAAAATAAACGCCCAGTTGAATCTATTGTAGAACTGGTACTACTCCGAACGGTGACATCCCAAGCAGCCACACCACTGCCTTGAGTAGAGTCAAAATTACCAGCACCAGTTAAACCTATCTCTGCTGTGACACTACCATCACCACTAGCATTAAATCCTGCTGGGCCAAAGATGACAACATCATAAATGCCAGTAGAGGGGGCTTGATAGTAACAAGGCGTATACCCGTTAGTATTACCTGTGCCATCGATGCTTTTCGGACCAGCTAATTCTTGGGTTCTGCTAGTGATCTTTCCTTTTCCAGTTTGAGAAGTGCATTGAAAACTCGGTGAATTAGGAAAAGTTTCACTACCTATCTGACCTTTGACTAATCCAGGGTCGTAAACATAGATATCGCCAGTAGTTGTGACACCCAAAACAGTGCGAGTGACACCCACAGCACTAGAACCTAGTAGGATGTATTCACCTGCTTGAGCATAAACTTTTAATAATGTTCTTCTTGTGATTAAGTTACCTGTCTGTTCTGTCCGCCATTCTAAGTTAGC contains:
- a CDS encoding DUF11 domain-containing protein gives rise to the protein MNRSPTNQQKRKKIQNIKSFTTSAALCVGILGISIQTVQAEGSRSLYPASSPGTASRANLEWRTEQTGNLITRRTLLKVYAQAGEYILLGSSAVGVTRTVLGVTTTGDIYVYDPGLVKGQIGSETFPNSPSFQCTSQTGKGKITSRTQELAGPKSIDGTGNTNGYTPCYYQAPSTGIYDVVIFGPAGFNASGDGSVTAEIGLTGAGNFDSTQGSGVAAWDVTVRSSTSSTIDSTGRLFSYYLALFTANNGRPVYATVYPVTTDGYRYRTELRGLDPNGFILYGNEVGFFDSDGVSTLYRNVVGTNGNVSNIQGGASLARPQFPTFFNLLDPNALTYINRYDRFGAFQSTGITTAPVAPIVGSASFVGNLSGNNSKVGNGGTFSFNSTVTGAYEIVIKGSGSTDFDPKNPKNRVIRGYMNSSGTQTTTWDGRDNAGNFFPVGKNYQFTIRINAGEYHFPVLDAENNYYGGPTVTLLNAPASYPADLPGFGPTTGFYDDRVYKTKNGTIVHIGATQADIDNNNPLCGVGAPTIRFSNQITGFDTSTNQRAFGQITGGNTNTVCTGSFGDTKGLDQWTFFPSVAANNFLNIVSPDLTISKTHTPTDFVKGGTGTYVITVPNSGGDATNATQVTVTDTLPTGIIPTAASGTGWSCTISGQIVACTRSDVLAAGSSYPNISINVSIDVNIAATSVTNMATVSGGGDGDNTNNTSPPDVANIVTSSSTSNLILVKRITRINNQDYITTVNGRSDVSPDDDQYVASPRDTDDDDTKWPSGYLRGLIHARNVKPGDELEYTIYFLSNGQNNATNVRFCDLVPNNLTFLQTAFNKQTPNDGGLASADQGIVLSIGSNTVFLSNAADSDRGTFYPANDPNTPSFCSSSNINGAVVVNITRNPDLPNLPQATGAGTPTNSYGFVRFRAKVK
- a CDS encoding ATP-dependent Clp protease proteolytic subunit — encoded protein: MPIGIPKVPYRLPGGNYEQWIDLEDRLFRERIIFLTEEVDDGIANAIVAYLLYLDSDDQTKPIYLYINSPGGSVTAGLAIYDTMQYIKSEVVTICVGLAASMGSFLLAAGSKGKRLALPHSRIMIHQPSGGTRGQATDIQIEAAEIVRIRHQLNQIYADNTGQALAKIEKDMDRDFFMSAQEAKEYGLIDRVIDERV
- a CDS encoding ATP-dependent Clp protease proteolytic subunit, whose amino-acid sequence is MERSPIKAVQASYYGDNLYRTPPPDLPSLLLKERIVYLGMPLVSPDEYKRQMGVDVTKLIIAQLLYLKFDNPDKPIFFYINSTGTSWYTGDAIGYETEAFAICDTINYIKTPVHTICIGQAIGTAALILASGTKGFRASLPHATIVLNQPRSGTRGQATDIQIYAKEVLANKAAILDIFSKNTGQTPEKIAKDTERMFYLTPQQAKEYGLIDRVLDSMKDLPKPLPMMA
- a CDS encoding MoaD/ThiS family protein — protein: MCNSAISITVKLFAVYQETYGVPELVLEFPYGTPVSAVCDRLISEHPELAKWREITRFGINLIFVQPDTVLQNGDEVVLIPPVSGG
- a CDS encoding Rieske 2Fe-2S domain-containing protein — translated: MSSEFNFFQHWYPVSPIEDIDPQIPTPVMILGLRLVIWKPKSSDTYRVFLDQCPHRLAPLSEGRVDDKTGNLMCSYHGWQFDAEGVCTHIPQAEKPEIVVKNQDNFCVQALPVRQANDLLWVWPDIHSPELAEQTPLPLSPQIDASQGFVWSSFVRDLAYDWQTLVENVADPSHVPFAHHGVQGNRDKATPIPLEILQSTPELIEAFMNRGFKSTITFEPPCRLEYGMSFGNEGKRLGLITYCIPVSPGKSRIVAQFSRNFAKSLHRLIPRWWDHLYNRNPVLDGDMILLCQQEQILQQKQSRESWKTAYRMPTNADRLVIEFRKWFDKYCQGRVPWQEVGMNVVDDSTINYDRSLVLDRYKQHTQHCSSCRNALKNIKRSQFFLMAYFATAVAIAAILPDSLRLNLGLPLAISGLFSLTVYAWLKFKLIPQFYFVDYIHAKR
- a CDS encoding ATP-dependent Clp protease proteolytic subunit — encoded protein: MPVDAALRVPYNIPGSTSWQWVNIYTRMAQERILFLNQPLTTDLANFLISFMLYLDSEDQSKPIYFYINSLGDPVMAGMSNEMAGMESIKACLAIYDTMQYIKSEIVTICLGQAVGMAALILSSGAKGKRVSLPHTSIALTQFRSATRGQATDIQVNAEEVLQKRALIFDIFSQNTGQSKEKIAKDSERIFYMTPQQAKEYGLIDRVLESTKQLPKPTPA
- a CDS encoding J domain-containing protein; translated protein: MDLGDCYRLLGLRSGASFSDIKTSYRRLAQQYHPDINPGDKKAKDKFIALTEAYRYLLTVVPPEETPIKTQRSPTVGRSSSSNVGASSPPTNPSPRTEAKTTTTETATTATATTEKPPTSQPPNIAEIEQRLKWKTYEQLQRFLRERRFPQAIALAEALAARLPKDAEVRQWQAIAYQIWGRALINENQLLKARVYLKKALKTDPHNKALWEEVQRDFQKLEQIF